In one Arachis duranensis cultivar V14167 chromosome 9, aradu.V14167.gnm2.J7QH, whole genome shotgun sequence genomic region, the following are encoded:
- the LOC107464926 gene encoding uncharacterized mitochondrial protein AtMg00810-like, which produces MVAQGCTQEYGIDYEETFAHLTFVRAFFPIAAILYGLKQVLRELFDKFSTTISNLGFTCSPYENALFIRKSERGVVLLLLYVNDMIITRDNVDEVIYTDDGIYLSQAKYASDLLARIEITDSRTEYTLLEPNVRFTLMDGTVLNNPTLYQQLIEGLVYLTVTRPNIAYSVHVLSQFLSSPRTTHYAVVLRILCYIKDTLFYGHHFSAHSSLSLQAYSNADWAGDFIDRRSTTGYYLFPGDYLISWWAKKQTFTSHFSTEAEYRARADTTVELVLIRWLLKDLGAPQSPPTDIFCDNRSAIQILHNNIMDIDDEMSIDYVDDTCDIMIAIS; this is translated from the exons ATGGTTGCTCAAGGTTGTACACAAGAGTATGGTATTGATTATGAAGAGACTTTTGCTCATCTCACATTTGTTCGAGCTTTCTTTCCCATTGCTGCG ATACTTTATGGTCTTAAACAAGTTCTTCGTGAATTGTTTGACAAGTTTAGCACCACTATAAGCAATCTCGGTTTCACTTGCAGCCCTTATGAGAATGCTCTCTTTATTCGTAAAAGTGAACGTGGggttgttcttctacttttgtatGTTAATGACATGATTATTACTAGAGATAATGTTGATG aggTCATATATACAGATGATGGTATTTATCTCTCTCAAGCTAAGTATGCTTCAGATCTTCTTGCTCGCATCGAAATTACAGATAGTCGCACTGAGTATACTCTCCTTGAGCCTAATGTTCGATTTACCCTTATGGATGGCACTGTTTTGAATAATCCTACTCTTTATCAACAGTTAATTGAAGGTCTTGTCTACTTGACTGTCACACGCCCAAACATTGCTTATTCAGTTCATGTTCTTAGCCAGTTCTTGTCATCTCCTCGCACTACTCACTATGCGGTTGTTCTTCGTATTCTTTGCTACATTAAAGACACTCTATTTTATGGACATCATTTTTCTGCTCATTCATCTTTATCCCTTCAAGCGTACTCAAATGCTGATTGGGCTGGTGATTTCATTGATCGTCGTTCTACTACTGGTTATTATTTGTTTCCTGGTGACTATCTTATTTCCTGGTGGGCCAAGAAGCAAACATTCACATCTCACTTTAGCACAGAAGCTGAATACCGTGCTCGCGCTGACACCACTGTTGAGCTTGTCTTGATTCGTTGGCTTCTCAAAGACTTGGGTGCTCCTCAGTCACCCCCGACTGATATTTTTTGTGACAACCGCAGTGCTATTCAGATTCTCCATAATAAT ATAATGGATATAGATGATGAAATGAGTATTGATTATGTGGATGATACTTGTGATATAATGATTGCGATCTCATGA